From Ruminococcus sp. HUN007, a single genomic window includes:
- a CDS encoding AAA family ATPase codes for MPRKIGTGVQSFSKLRERGSFFVDKTEFISDWWNSDDDVTLITRPRRFGKTLNMSMLECFFSPEYAGRADLFEGLNVWNDPEMRGLQGSQPVIFITMAKIKGTTYEDFLRQMNTTMMSVYSRYEDFVSKSEKISADKKEIFRLMYMEMVETMLKKSEKKVNTDLLIQSIAFLSELLSIHYGKNVIILLDEYDTPMVESYVNKYWDETAAFMRTFFNTTFKSNPYMYRSVLTGITRVSKESLFSDFNNIEICTLSAVKYQEYFGFTEEEVFAAMDEYGLTNKDEVKYWYDGFTIGELKDIYNPWSVTNFLGKKKFAPYWANTSSNKLVSDLLREGDAELKSDFEYLLCGGTVTKQINEELVYSQLDKTRDSVWSLLTMSGYLKINSINGKNYELEIVNHETLEMFEGLISNWFAEGDRYSNFIKALLLNDLKYMNQFMNDLSVSMFSSFDTGKKPSEKTEPERFYHGFVLGLLVDLRDRYAVTSNRESGFGRYDVLLEPLDKEKDDAMIFEFKVIDKDEEKTLEDTVAAALKQIEEKKYEQILIDKGVKKDRIRKYGFAFEGSRVLIGE; via the coding sequence ATGCCACGAAAAATAGGAACAGGAGTGCAGAGTTTCAGTAAACTGAGAGAGCGCGGTAGTTTTTTTGTAGATAAAACAGAGTTTATAAGCGACTGGTGGAATTCAGACGATGACGTTACTCTGATCACTCGTCCGCGTCGTTTCGGAAAAACACTGAACATGAGTATGCTCGAATGTTTTTTTAGTCCGGAATATGCCGGAAGAGCTGATCTTTTTGAAGGATTGAATGTCTGGAATGATCCGGAAATGCGAGGATTACAGGGAAGTCAGCCGGTGATTTTTATCACTATGGCTAAAATAAAAGGAACTACCTATGAAGATTTTCTTAGACAAATGAATACGACTATGATGTCTGTGTATTCGCGTTATGAGGATTTTGTAAGTAAAAGCGAAAAGATATCAGCCGATAAAAAAGAAATATTCCGGCTTATGTATATGGAAATGGTTGAGACAATGCTTAAAAAGTCTGAGAAAAAGGTAAATACTGATCTTCTGATACAGAGCATAGCGTTTCTTTCGGAACTTCTTTCAATTCATTACGGAAAGAATGTCATAATTCTTCTCGATGAATATGACACGCCGATGGTCGAATCCTATGTGAATAAATACTGGGATGAAACAGCTGCGTTTATGCGTACTTTTTTCAATACTACTTTCAAAAGTAATCCGTATATGTATCGCAGTGTGCTTACAGGTATTACAAGAGTAAGCAAGGAATCCCTGTTTTCAGATTTCAATAATATAGAGATATGTACACTTTCAGCAGTAAAATATCAGGAATATTTCGGATTTACTGAAGAAGAAGTATTTGCTGCGATGGACGAATATGGCCTTACCAATAAGGATGAAGTGAAATACTGGTACGACGGATTTACGATCGGTGAGCTTAAGGATATCTACAACCCGTGGTCAGTGACCAATTTCCTTGGCAAGAAAAAATTTGCTCCGTATTGGGCAAATACAAGTTCAAATAAGCTTGTCAGCGATCTTCTGCGCGAAGGCGATGCGGAACTGAAAAGTGATTTTGAGTATCTTCTTTGCGGCGGAACGGTAACAAAGCAAATAAATGAAGAACTTGTTTACAGCCAGCTTGACAAGACACGCGATTCAGTCTGGAGTCTGCTTACAATGAGCGGATACCTTAAGATAAACAGCATAAACGGGAAAAATTATGAGCTGGAAATTGTAAATCATGAAACGCTGGAAATGTTTGAAGGACTGATCTCTAACTGGTTCGCTGAAGGCGACAGATACAGTAATTTCATAAAAGCACTGCTGCTGAATGATCTGAAATATATGAATCAGTTTATGAATGATCTTTCAGTTTCAATGTTCAGTTCGTTCGATACCGGAAAGAAACCGTCAGAAAAAACAGAACCGGAACGTTTCTATCACGGTTTTGTTCTTGGTCTGCTCGTAGATCTTCGTGACAGATATGCAGTGACCTCTAACCGTGAAAGCGGATTCGGAAGATACGACGTACTTCTTGAACCTCTTGATAAAGAAAAAGATGATGCAATGATATTTGAATTCAAAGTCATTGATAAAGACGAGGAAAAGACACTTGAAGATACCGTCGCAGCTGCACTTAAGCAGATAGAGGAAAAGAAGTACGAGCAGATACTGATCGATAAAGGCGTTAAGAAAGACAGAATTCGCAAGTACGGATTTGCATTCGAAGGCAGCCGTGTGCTTATAGGTGAATAA
- a CDS encoding MBG domain-containing protein: MKRNILKRTIAGVLAILCVAGMLTANVDGGGLFDTAILAKAEPDSGVTGNLPSNVEINKADSCGENVTWAYDETNKTLTISGSGDMADYTGTNAPWKDKMSQIQTVVIGVGVTSIGGDAFRGASSLSNITIPEGVTKIGANAFVNCTSLTAVTIPSTVTSIGAYAFFYNGNTAPQQTITFTRPAKAQQLNVGDYAFNATNNNDAYIAFAGDGKTNLYDDGNCEVKANAPLIINNSRTYYWVTPLSVGTVIYKGEKAAFTSDMYFYTDQTDGQAGSESLEWREGGLYTLDDISCSEGECKFIFAYNTYDDPKTIKIVFDALSQPPGGLKVVSGDGTAEHPFVFKMNPGTPEVTTTQSQVIKAGDRFKVGGEVNSIMLNNQALSGNYNIPENTVFTASLADSGNLTISGGVLSPLDLGGWSDNSAKTYLVEYNNGTLTLTENVIYSGGASPAFADMHIGDVVALGAKVDADARMQSSSGGYQSYPGTEMWTITAQGAQKGDTLVEFLGGTNMNAFVLCEKSYNDTYGYICEFDQTHVDLPLSVVTHTVGEQTITFLPWTSTTSLPASGDYYLTGDVTVSTNTIVSNASTLNLCLNGYGILMTGDDSVFQVNTGCTMNLYDCNESNSSHYVTLDNWRGISVSDTGSASEVTNGNGVVNLNGGLITGGHNTDPGGGAFRVYGTFNMYGGTLLGNYAKSGGAIWTSGSTAIYGNSRIAYNKGTDGNRGGVYISGGTFDIAGAPDLRGNSGCDIVLNGTDKRINFTDFDPNVRIGVIYYIGNPQEVTVTSNAQFTSDDQVKEVFTLYSKDRSIFVFEGQAKIRTEYNVTVTPGSSMTKTADSGETSQKVAMTNAMTDVVYTANDGYYFPTDYSVTAVKGITVTRNSYTQITVSGTPSADATITLTAPTAKTTPAAPTTSAATDCTTADNNDGKLTGVTAAMEYKKSDADSWTAGKGSDITGLVPGTYYVRVKATETTNASTNQELTIKGFISYTVTFKVVNGKWNEGEGDATTADKTVTLTGHDGDTLKLTADQIPAVGSKPNDTYKVGSWDTTPSADTEITADTTYTYTYAQKDSISQTVTFKVVNGSWNDETTTDKTVILTGYEGDTLKLAADQIPTVGTKPNDTYKAGSWDVMPNTDTAITEATTYTYTYVAKEASVVTKAPEAKTLTYNGQVQELVTAGEATGGTMQYALGTNTTTEPTTGWSSSIPTATDVGTYKVYYRVAGNDYYNAFESAEPIQVKIAKADITPSVSLEGWTYGETAKTPSVSGNAENRTVTYKYKLKGADDKTYSAEVPTAAGTYVVKAEIAGTANYNAASAEKEFTVAKKPLKITADKAGKVYGTADPALTYTLEGTLVGEDRITGSLTREKGDNTGEYTIGQGTLTAGDNYAIEFVSDKFTVTPTEFNVKANGYTGDYDGKDHGIAASADVESAKVYYLVSDTEPAEADFTEADITVSPKYKDAGTYKIWYCITAPNYNTVIRQLK; encoded by the coding sequence ATGAAGCGGAACATTTTGAAGCGAACGATTGCTGGTGTGCTGGCGATTCTCTGCGTAGCAGGCATGCTGACTGCAAACGTTGACGGAGGAGGGCTTTTTGACACGGCTATTTTGGCGAAGGCTGAGCCCGACAGCGGTGTAACGGGGAATCTGCCCAGTAATGTTGAAATAAATAAAGCCGACTCTTGCGGCGAAAATGTTACATGGGCGTATGATGAAACGAACAAAACGCTCACCATAAGCGGTAGCGGGGATATGGCGGATTATACAGGTACTAATGCACCATGGAAAGATAAAATGAGTCAAATCCAGACAGTTGTTATTGGAGTCGGCGTGACAAGTATCGGAGGCGATGCGTTTAGGGGAGCCTCTAGTCTTAGTAACATAACCATACCCGAGGGTGTGACAAAGATAGGTGCTAATGCATTTGTCAATTGCACCAGCCTTACAGCTGTAACGATTCCAAGCACGGTGACAAGTATTGGTGCTTATGCATTTTTTTATAATGGTAATACCGCTCCGCAACAAACTATAACCTTTACACGCCCTGCAAAAGCCCAGCAATTAAATGTAGGTGATTATGCATTTAACGCTACTAATAATAATGATGCATATATTGCCTTTGCAGGAGACGGTAAGACTAATTTGTATGATGATGGTAATTGTGAAGTTAAAGCTAATGCTCCACTGATTATCAATAATAGTCGTACATATTACTGGGTCACGCCATTATCCGTCGGTACAGTGATATACAAGGGCGAAAAGGCTGCCTTTACGAGTGATATGTATTTTTATACAGATCAGACTGATGGACAAGCCGGCAGTGAATCACTTGAATGGCGTGAAGGCGGATTATACACTCTTGATGATATATCGTGCAGTGAGGGCGAGTGTAAGTTCATATTTGCATACAACACATATGATGATCCAAAAACTATCAAGATCGTATTCGATGCTCTTAGCCAACCCCCCGGCGGGCTCAAGGTTGTAAGTGGCGACGGCACAGCTGAACACCCCTTTGTTTTCAAAATGAACCCCGGCACTCCCGAGGTCACCACGACCCAGTCCCAGGTCATCAAGGCCGGGGATAGGTTTAAGGTCGGGGGTGAGGTCAATTCGATCATGCTAAATAACCAGGCACTATCCGGCAACTATAACATTCCGGAAAATACTGTTTTTACGGCAAGTCTTGCAGATAGCGGAAACCTTACGATCAGCGGAGGCGTATTATCACCGCTTGATTTAGGCGGCTGGAGCGATAATTCGGCTAAGACTTATCTTGTGGAGTATAATAACGGCACGCTCACGCTTACGGAGAATGTGATCTATAGCGGCGGAGCAAGTCCTGCATTTGCTGATATGCACATTGGCGATGTAGTTGCACTGGGGGCTAAGGTGGATGCAGATGCTCGAATGCAGAGTAGTTCAGGTGGGTATCAGTCTTATCCGGGTACTGAAATGTGGACAATTACTGCTCAAGGCGCACAAAAAGGTGATACGTTAGTCGAGTTCCTTGGCGGTACGAATATGAATGCATTTGTTCTTTGCGAAAAGAGCTATAATGATACATATGGTTATATTTGTGAATTCGATCAGACCCACGTTGACCTCCCCCTGTCGGTAGTGACCCACACCGTGGGCGAGCAGACCATCACCTTCCTGCCGTGGACCAGCACCACCAGCCTGCCCGCCAGTGGCGATTATTACCTTACTGGGGATGTGACCGTCAGTACGAATACCATCGTGTCTAACGCTAGCACATTAAACCTTTGCCTGAATGGATATGGCATCCTTATGACCGGAGACGACAGCGTGTTTCAAGTGAATACTGGCTGCACGATGAATCTGTATGATTGTAATGAATCAAACAGCAGCCATTATGTGACGCTTGATAATTGGCGCGGGATTTCCGTGAGTGACACCGGATCGGCTTCGGAAGTCACCAACGGAAACGGTGTAGTGAATCTTAACGGCGGCCTTATTACCGGTGGCCATAACACGGATCCCGGAGGCGGCGCGTTCCGCGTATACGGAACCTTCAACATGTACGGAGGTACCTTGCTAGGCAATTACGCAAAATCCGGTGGTGCGATTTGGACTAGCGGATCGACTGCGATTTACGGTAACTCCCGCATTGCGTATAATAAGGGTACCGACGGAAACCGCGGCGGCGTATATATCAGCGGTGGTACGTTCGACATTGCCGGAGCGCCTGACCTCCGGGGCAACAGCGGCTGTGACATTGTCTTGAATGGAACAGACAAAAGAATCAATTTTACAGACTTTGACCCGAATGTGCGTATCGGCGTCATTTATTATATCGGGAATCCTCAAGAGGTAACGGTTACTTCCAATGCGCAGTTTACGAGCGATGATCAAGTAAAGGAAGTCTTTACGCTGTACTCGAAGGATAGAAGTATTTTCGTGTTTGAAGGGCAGGCAAAGATCAGGACAGAGTATAATGTGACCGTTACGCCGGGCAGCAGCATGACAAAGACAGCGGACTCCGGTGAGACATCACAGAAAGTCGCTATGACCAACGCAATGACAGATGTTGTCTATACTGCAAACGATGGCTATTACTTCCCGACAGATTACAGCGTTACCGCCGTCAAAGGAATCACCGTGACCCGTAACAGCTACACACAGATCACGGTTTCCGGAACACCGTCCGCTGACGCTACGATCACACTGACAGCGCCTACGGCTAAAACGACACCGGCTGCACCAACAACATCCGCCGCAACAGACTGCACAACCGCAGACAACAACGACGGAAAGCTCACCGGCGTTACAGCTGCAATGGAGTATAAGAAATCGGATGCCGATAGCTGGACAGCCGGAAAGGGAAGCGACATCACAGGTCTTGTTCCCGGAACCTACTATGTGCGTGTAAAGGCAACCGAAACGACAAATGCGTCCACAAATCAGGAACTGACGATCAAGGGATTTATTTCGTACACGGTGACCTTTAAGGTAGTGAACGGAAAATGGAATGAGGGCGAAGGCGATGCTACAACAGCAGACAAGACTGTGACCCTTACCGGACATGATGGCGATACCTTGAAACTGACCGCAGACCAGATTCCGGCAGTTGGCAGCAAGCCGAACGACACCTACAAGGTCGGAAGCTGGGATACGACGCCGAGCGCGGACACGGAGATCACGGCGGATACGACCTACACCTATACCTATGCGCAGAAGGACAGCATCAGCCAGACCGTGACCTTCAAGGTGGTCAACGGTTCCTGGAACGATGAAACCACGACAGATAAGACCGTGATCCTGACGGGTTATGAGGGCGACACCCTCAAACTGGCGGCAGACCAAATTCCGACGGTCGGCACGAAGCCGAACGACACCTATAAGGCAGGAAGCTGGGATGTGATGCCGAATACTGACACAGCGATTACGGAGGCAACCACCTACACGTATACTTACGTAGCAAAAGAAGCATCCGTTGTAACCAAAGCACCTGAAGCGAAGACACTGACCTATAACGGACAGGTTCAGGAACTTGTGACTGCAGGTGAGGCAACTGGCGGCACGATGCAGTATGCCCTTGGTACGAATACAACTACCGAACCAACAACCGGCTGGAGTTCATCCATCCCTACAGCCACTGACGTGGGAACCTATAAAGTTTATTACAGAGTGGCAGGAAATGATTATTATAATGCATTTGAAAGCGCCGAACCGATACAGGTGAAGATAGCTAAAGCAGATATCACACCTTCAGTATCACTCGAAGGCTGGACATACGGAGAAACAGCGAAGACACCATCAGTAAGCGGAAATGCAGAAAATAGAACAGTAACGTATAAGTACAAGCTCAAGGGTGCCGATGATAAGACATATTCTGCAGAGGTACCGACAGCAGCTGGAACATATGTAGTAAAGGCCGAGATTGCCGGCACGGCAAACTATAATGCAGCCAGTGCAGAAAAGGAATTTACTGTAGCAAAGAAACCACTTAAGATCACAGCGGACAAGGCAGGAAAGGTTTACGGAACTGCTGATCCGGCGCTTACTTATACACTTGAAGGTACACTGGTCGGTGAAGACAGGATCACAGGTTCACTTACCCGTGAAAAGGGTGATAATACCGGTGAATATACGATCGGACAGGGTACACTTACAGCCGGTGACAACTATGCGATTGAATTTGTATCTGACAAGTTTACTGTAACACCTACAGAATTTAATGTCAAAGCGAATGGTTATAC